One Streptococcus sp. zg-86 DNA window includes the following coding sequences:
- the smc gene encoding chromosome segregation protein SMC, with protein MYLKSIEMQGFKSFADKTKVVFDRGVTAVVGPNGSGKSNITESLRWALGESSAKSLRGGKMPDVIFAGTESRKALNYASVIVTLDNSSGFIAGREKEIKVERHIYRSGDSEYLIDGQKVRLRDIHDLFMDTGLGRDSFSIISQGRVEAIFNSKPEERRAIFEEAAGVLKYKTRKKETETKLSQAQDNLDRLEDIIYELDTQVKPLEKQAQVAKKFLELDEERKKLYLNVLVAQIAKGRSLLNQKEADLTQVKADLTHYYAQRDSLETENQGLKQQRQQLTAQLEREQAVLLDVTKLISDLERKITVHQLESSQNETSRQEAQARLQDVEEKAIKTNEELAEKASRLVQLKEELTQIKQIIAEKEQDLSNFSEDPDQVLDRLRERYVGLLQDEAELSNALAKVEQDLANQQRLSKSQSEEMTRLLTEKETHQSDLSQLEIQLREAEIRLQELLADYQQKQTELVALDQEYQASQSQLFDVLDQVKIKKARQASLEAILQNHSNFYAGVKAVLQQADRIGGIIGAVSANVTFEMQYQTALDIALGGASQHIIVEDEATAKAAITFLKQGRQGRATFLPLTTIKPRQLASHLVSQLQSSKGFLGLASDLVSYDEGLKAIFQNLLGTIAIFDTVEHANQAARATKFQVRLVTLDGTEIRPGGAFAGGSNRTNNTTFVKPELDALAEEIRLLHQTLVEQEKQVAAKKEAAEAIRLSLEKIKEAGEEARLVEQRIRLSYEQLAEKVAELDALYELQSGQASQTVLSDLEDLLAQYQAQLSEFAEKKTTLSGQIEEMKTNRYAIQEQIQTLQDSLSSLKVTQSQLASEVGFVQSDQTRLQEEQANFTHEIEILQAVIDQKIEAQDDTSLEVLTEQLSAAKAKQDETNQLLVRMKLELEDIEGQFDDIATRLEQMRLKNDEFIRKQAKLEADHEQEASRLKLLLVNLTEHYKMSFDEASQKADSVENLTQAEQTLKELERAIRSLGPVNIEAIEQYEEVGQRLHFLKEQREDILSARDLLLDTIHEMDTEVTARFKQTFEAIRDSFKRTFQQMFGGGSADLILTSSDILTAGVEISVQPPGKKIQSLNLMSGGEKALSALALLFSIIRVKTIPFVILDEVEAALDEANVKRFGDYLNRFDQSSQFIVVTHRKGTMAAADAMYGVTMQESGVSKIVSVKLKDLESM; from the coding sequence ATGTATCTTAAGTCGATTGAAATGCAAGGATTCAAGTCCTTTGCAGATAAAACAAAGGTTGTCTTTGACCGAGGAGTAACAGCAGTCGTTGGTCCAAATGGGTCAGGTAAATCCAATATTACAGAAAGTCTTCGTTGGGCCTTGGGTGAATCATCAGCCAAAAGTCTCCGTGGAGGCAAAATGCCAGATGTGATTTTTGCTGGAACAGAAAGCCGCAAAGCTCTCAATTATGCTTCTGTCATTGTCACCTTGGATAATAGTAGTGGCTTTATCGCAGGTCGGGAAAAAGAAATTAAGGTAGAGCGCCATATTTACCGTTCAGGCGATAGTGAGTATCTGATTGACGGGCAAAAGGTTCGTTTGCGGGATATCCATGATTTGTTTATGGATACGGGCCTTGGACGAGATTCGTTTTCCATTATTTCTCAAGGTCGTGTAGAGGCTATTTTCAATTCCAAACCGGAAGAGCGTAGAGCTATCTTTGAGGAAGCGGCCGGTGTTCTCAAATACAAGACACGCAAAAAAGAAACAGAGACCAAACTGTCACAGGCTCAGGATAATTTAGACCGTTTGGAAGATATTATCTATGAATTAGACACACAAGTGAAGCCCTTAGAGAAACAGGCTCAGGTTGCAAAGAAATTCTTGGAGTTGGATGAAGAGCGTAAGAAGCTGTACTTGAATGTTTTGGTGGCTCAAATTGCAAAAGGTCGGTCTTTACTTAATCAAAAAGAGGCTGATTTGACTCAAGTCAAGGCTGATTTGACCCATTATTATGCACAAAGAGATAGCCTTGAGACAGAAAATCAGGGCTTGAAGCAGCAAAGACAGCAGTTAACTGCGCAGCTAGAACGTGAACAAGCCGTATTGCTTGATGTTACCAAGTTAATCAGCGATTTAGAGCGAAAGATTACGGTTCACCAACTGGAGTCGAGCCAGAATGAAACCAGTCGCCAAGAAGCACAAGCTAGATTACAGGATGTAGAAGAAAAAGCTATTAAAACAAACGAAGAACTGGCGGAAAAGGCAAGTCGTTTAGTGCAATTGAAGGAAGAATTGACCCAGATTAAACAGATAATTGCCGAAAAAGAGCAGGACTTATCCAACTTTTCTGAAGATCCAGACCAAGTATTGGATCGTCTTAGAGAGCGCTATGTTGGCTTGCTACAAGATGAAGCAGAATTATCGAATGCACTAGCGAAAGTAGAGCAAGACCTTGCCAACCAACAACGCCTTTCTAAAAGTCAATCGGAAGAAATGACTCGCCTGTTGACGGAAAAGGAAACACACCAGTCTGACTTATCCCAATTGGAGATTCAGCTACGAGAAGCTGAGATACGGTTGCAAGAACTATTAGCAGATTATCAGCAGAAACAAACAGAATTAGTTGCCTTAGATCAGGAGTATCAAGCAAGTCAATCGCAGTTGTTTGATGTGTTAGATCAAGTAAAAATAAAGAAGGCACGACAAGCTAGTTTAGAAGCGATTTTGCAAAATCACTCGAATTTCTATGCGGGTGTCAAAGCTGTTTTGCAACAAGCCGATAGAATCGGTGGCATTATTGGAGCAGTTAGTGCCAATGTCACCTTTGAGATGCAGTATCAGACAGCCCTTGACATTGCTCTGGGTGGTGCTAGCCAGCATATTATTGTCGAAGACGAAGCAACTGCCAAAGCAGCAATTACCTTCTTAAAACAAGGTCGCCAAGGACGGGCAACCTTTTTACCACTAACGACCATTAAACCACGTCAGTTAGCAAGTCATCTCGTCAGTCAATTACAATCTTCTAAAGGATTTTTAGGTTTAGCTAGTGATTTAGTATCCTATGATGAAGGCTTAAAGGCTATTTTTCAAAATTTATTAGGGACGATTGCGATTTTTGATACAGTCGAGCATGCCAATCAGGCTGCGAGGGCAACCAAATTCCAAGTGCGTCTGGTAACCTTAGACGGCACCGAAATTCGCCCTGGTGGAGCTTTTGCAGGGGGAAGTAACCGTACCAATAATACAACTTTTGTCAAACCAGAGTTGGATGCCTTGGCAGAAGAAATCAGACTCTTACATCAAACCCTAGTAGAGCAAGAAAAGCAAGTTGCGGCTAAAAAAGAAGCAGCGGAAGCGATTCGCCTTTCCTTGGAAAAAATCAAGGAGGCTGGTGAGGAAGCACGATTGGTGGAACAGCGAATTCGCCTTTCCTATGAACAGCTAGCAGAGAAGGTAGCGGAATTGGATGCCCTCTATGAGCTCCAATCAGGGCAGGCTAGTCAGACTGTATTGTCTGATTTAGAGGACTTGTTGGCCCAGTACCAAGCACAATTGTCCGAGTTTGCCGAAAAGAAAACGACATTGTCAGGGCAGATTGAGGAGATGAAGACCAATCGCTATGCTATCCAAGAGCAAATACAGACTTTACAGGATAGCCTGTCTAGCCTCAAAGTCACTCAAAGTCAGTTGGCTAGTGAGGTAGGCTTTGTTCAGTCAGATCAAACTCGCTTGCAGGAAGAACAGGCTAATTTTACGCATGAAATAGAGATATTACAGGCAGTTATTGACCAAAAAATTGAGGCACAGGACGATACCAGCTTAGAGGTATTAACAGAGCAATTATCTGCTGCAAAAGCAAAACAAGATGAGACCAATCAGCTGCTTGTTCGGATGAAGCTCGAACTAGAGGATATCGAAGGTCAGTTTGACGACATCGCTACACGTTTGGAGCAGATGCGTTTGAAAAATGACGAATTTATTCGCAAGCAAGCTAAATTGGAGGCAGACCATGAGCAAGAAGCTAGCCGCTTAAAACTCTTGTTGGTCAATCTGACAGAGCATTATAAAATGAGTTTTGATGAAGCGAGCCAAAAAGCAGATTCAGTGGAAAACTTGACTCAGGCTGAGCAGACCTTAAAAGAATTGGAGCGAGCGATTCGTAGCCTAGGGCCTGTGAATATCGAAGCTATTGAACAGTACGAAGAAGTGGGGCAACGCTTGCATTTCTTAAAAGAACAGCGAGAGGACATTCTTTCAGCTCGTGATCTCTTATTGGACACCATTCATGAAATGGATACAGAGGTGACAGCACGCTTTAAGCAGACCTTTGAAGCCATTCGTGATAGTTTCAAGCGAACCTTTCAGCAAATGTTTGGTGGTGGATCAGCAGACCTCATTCTGACCAGTTCTGATATTCTAACAGCAGGTGTGGAGATTTCTGTTCAACCGCCAGGAAAGAAAATTCAATCCCTGAACTTGATGTCTGGTGGGGAAAAAGCCTTGTCAGCCCTAGCCTTGTTGTTTTCGATTATTCGTGTCAAAACCATTCCATTTGTCATTTTGGATGAAGTGGAAGCAGCGCTTGATGAAGCCAATGTGAAACGTTTTGGTGATTACCTCAACCGCTTTGATCAATCGAGTCAGTTTATCGTGGTGACACACCGGAAAGGGACAATGGCAGCAGCAGATGCCATGTATGGAGTGACCATGCAAGAATCTGGGGTATCAAAAATTGTCTCTGTCAAATTAAAAGATTTAGAAAGTATGTAG
- the rnc gene encoding ribonuclease III — protein MQQLQKKLAVDFGIDFSDVSLLETAFTHTSYANEHRLLKISHNERLEFLGDAVLQLIISRYLYQTYPQFPEGEMSKMRSTFVREESLAGFARACGFDRFLRLGKGEEKSGGRNRDTILGDLFEAFLGALLLDKGIETVEDFLYQVMIPQLEVGNFERVTDYKTALQEMLQVNGEIAIRYQVISESGPAHDKTFEVEVLVNDQALGRGRGRSKKQAEQAAAKNAVEAGN, from the coding sequence ATGCAACAATTACAGAAAAAATTAGCTGTGGACTTTGGAATTGATTTTTCCGATGTAAGCTTGCTGGAAACAGCTTTTACCCACACATCCTATGCCAATGAACACCGCCTTCTAAAAATTTCACATAACGAGCGTTTGGAATTTTTAGGAGACGCTGTTCTGCAATTGATTATTTCCCGTTATTTGTATCAGACCTATCCTCAATTTCCAGAAGGTGAGATGTCAAAAATGCGCTCAACCTTCGTTCGAGAGGAGAGTTTGGCAGGTTTTGCACGTGCTTGTGGATTTGATCGTTTCCTTCGTTTGGGAAAAGGGGAAGAAAAATCAGGTGGGCGCAATCGAGATACCATTTTAGGCGATTTATTTGAGGCCTTTTTAGGAGCCCTTTTGCTAGATAAGGGAATTGAAACCGTGGAGGACTTTCTCTATCAGGTGATGATTCCTCAGTTAGAAGTTGGAAATTTTGAACGGGTAACTGATTATAAAACAGCCTTACAAGAAATGCTGCAGGTGAATGGAGAGATTGCTATTCGCTATCAGGTCATTTCTGAATCAGGGCCGGCACATGATAAAACCTTTGAAGTAGAAGTGTTGGTGAATGATCAAGCCTTGGGCAGAGGTCGGGGACGCTCTAAAAAGCAAGCAGAACAAGCTGCAGCGAAAAATGCAGTAGAGGCAGGGAACTAA